In Mustela lutreola isolate mMusLut2 chromosome 1, mMusLut2.pri, whole genome shotgun sequence, one genomic interval encodes:
- the LOC131821746 gene encoding olfactory receptor 56B34 has product MDISQNAPNSSRFQVSNFILMGLPGIHEWQHWLSLPLALIYFLALGANTLIVITVHHEHNLHQPMYQFLSILAIVDIGLATTIMPKILAIFWFDVKAISLPECFTQIYAVHCFISMESGIFLCMAVDRYVAICHPLQYSSIVTEAFVVKATVFMVLRNVLLTIPVPILAAQRHYCSRNEIEHCMCSNPGVTGLACDDITINRFYQLALAWVLGGSDMVLVFISYVLIFRSVLRLNSTEAIVKALSTCSSHLILILFFYTTIVVVSIAHLAGKAVPIFPVLLNVLNIVIPPALNPMVYALRAQELRVGFQRVFELDKNVSQK; this is encoded by the coding sequence ATGGATATCTCCCAGAACGCACCCAACAGCTCAAGATTTCAAGTGTCTAACTTCATTTTGATGGGGCTCCCAGGCATTCACGAATGGCAGCACTGGCTCTCTCTGCCACTGGCTCTGATATACTTCTTAGCTCTTGGTGCCAACACTCTCATTGTGATCACTGTTCACCATGAGCATAACCTGCATCAGCCCATGTATCAGTTCCTTAGTATCctggctatagtggacattggCTTGGCTACTACCATCATGCCCAAGATTCTGGCCATCTTCTGGTTTGATGTCAAGGCCATTAGCCTCCCTGAGTGCTTTACTCAAATTTATGCTGTTCACTGTTTTATTAGCATGGAGTCAGGCATCTTCCTCTGCATGGCTGTGGATAGATATGTAGCTATCTGCCACCCACTTCAGTACTCCTCCATAGTTACTGAAGCTTTTGTGGTAAAAGCCACAGTGTTCATGGTGCTTAGGAATGTGCTGTTGACCATCCCAGTGCCTATACTGGCTGCCCAGAGACACTACTGCTCCAGGAATGAAATTGAGCACTGCATGTGCTCCAACCCAGGGGTCACTGGTTTGGCCTGTGATGATATTACCATTAATAGGTTTTATCAGTTGGCTTTGGCATGGGTCCTTGGTGGAAGTGACATGGTTCTAGTCTTTATTTCCTATGTTCTGATCTTTCGCTCTGTGCTGAGGCTGAACTCCACTGAGGCAATAGTCAAGGCTCTGAGCACCTGCAGTTCTCATCTCATCCTAATCCTCTTCTTCTACACAACCATTGTCGTAGTGTCTATAGCCCATCTGGCAGGAAAAGCAGTTCCCATCTTCCCTGTTCTTCTAAATGTGCTCAACATTGTCATCCCTCCAGCTCTCAACCCCATGGTATATGCTCTTAGGGCCCAGGAACTCAGAGTAGGCTTCCAGAGGGTGTTTGAGTTAGATAAGAATGTGTCCCAAAAATGA